The proteins below come from a single Dinghuibacter silviterrae genomic window:
- the sucC gene encoding ADP-forming succinate--CoA ligase subunit beta produces MNLHEYQAKELLKKYSVPVQEGFACSTPQEAEEAYRQIKTLYGSNFAVVKAQIHAGGRGKGKIVGSEQRGVAVGKNAEQIKEIAQNILGGTLVTIQTGPHGKVVNKVFVAQDVYYEGPNPIKEFYLSILLDRGKKQNVVMYSTEGGMDIEEVAHKSPDKIFKEWVHPGGGLLPFQARKIAFNLGLSGEAFKSCVKFVTNLYNAYIGLDCAMVEINPLFKTSDEKIIAVDCKMNLDDNALMRHPDLSSLRDITEEDPTEVEAGKYNLNFVKLDGNVGCMVNGAGLAMATMDMIKLSGGEPANFLDVGGSANAQTVEAGFRIILKDPKVKAILINIFGGIVRCDRVAQGVIDAYQKLGNINIPIIVRLQGTNAEEAKKLIDESGLKVESAILLSEAAQLVNKAVA; encoded by the coding sequence ATGAACCTACACGAATACCAGGCGAAAGAGTTACTGAAGAAATATAGTGTCCCCGTCCAGGAAGGATTTGCGTGCAGCACCCCCCAGGAAGCCGAGGAGGCTTACCGCCAGATCAAGACATTATACGGCAGCAATTTCGCGGTAGTCAAGGCCCAGATCCACGCGGGCGGCCGCGGTAAAGGCAAGATCGTCGGTTCCGAGCAACGCGGGGTGGCCGTAGGGAAGAATGCGGAACAAATAAAAGAGATCGCCCAGAACATCCTGGGCGGTACCCTGGTAACCATCCAGACCGGCCCTCACGGGAAGGTGGTTAACAAGGTCTTCGTTGCGCAGGATGTTTACTACGAAGGCCCCAACCCCATCAAGGAATTTTACCTGTCCATCCTCCTGGACCGCGGTAAGAAACAAAACGTCGTGATGTACTCCACCGAAGGGGGTATGGATATAGAAGAAGTCGCCCACAAGTCCCCGGACAAAATCTTTAAGGAATGGGTTCACCCCGGCGGCGGCCTCCTGCCCTTCCAGGCCCGGAAGATCGCCTTTAACCTGGGATTGAGCGGGGAAGCCTTCAAATCCTGCGTGAAATTCGTCACCAACCTGTACAATGCCTACATCGGGCTGGACTGCGCCATGGTGGAAATCAACCCCCTCTTCAAGACCAGCGACGAGAAAATCATCGCCGTGGATTGTAAGATGAACCTGGACGACAACGCCCTGATGCGTCACCCCGACCTCTCCAGCCTTCGCGACATCACCGAGGAAGATCCTACCGAAGTCGAGGCCGGCAAATACAACCTGAACTTTGTCAAACTGGACGGGAACGTAGGCTGTATGGTCAACGGCGCCGGTCTGGCCATGGCCACCATGGACATGATCAAGCTCAGCGGCGGCGAACCCGCGAACTTCCTGGACGTAGGCGGTTCCGCCAATGCCCAGACCGTCGAGGCAGGTTTCCGCATCATCCTGAAAGACCCGAAAGTAAAGGCCATCCTGATCAATATCTTTGGCGGGATCGTACGTTGCGACCGGGTGGCCCAGGGGGTCATCGACGCCTACCAGAAGCTCGGGAACATCAACATTCCGATCATCGTCCGCCTCCAGGGCACTAACGCCGAGGAAGCCAAAAAGCTCATCGACGAAAGCGGGCTGAAGGTAGAGTCCGCCATCCTCCTGAGCGAAGCCGCTCAGTTGGTGAACAAGGCCGTGGCCTAG
- a CDS encoding purine-nucleoside phosphorylase: MQHLEEAASYIRRQVPEVPEIGIILGSGLGNLTRELEGVTSISYKDIPHFPVSTVEGHEGKLILGRLKGKNVAVLSGRFHFYEGYTPQQVVFPIRVMSVLGVHTLLISNAAGGMNPQFRVGDLMIIRDHISLFVHNPLVGPNEPRLGTRFPDMSEPYSLDLIRQAKAIAGKAGIAIHEGVYCGVTGPTFETRAEYRLLHLVGGDAVGMSTVQEVIAAVHAGMRVFALSVITDLGIRDEANTITHQEVLEAAAAAEPKLTEIFSGLVAALGGVAAGTL, from the coding sequence ATGCAACACTTGGAGGAGGCGGCCTCCTATATCCGCCGGCAGGTACCGGAAGTACCCGAAATCGGGATTATCCTGGGTAGTGGCCTGGGCAACCTGACGCGGGAGCTCGAAGGGGTGACGTCGATTTCCTACAAGGATATCCCCCATTTCCCGGTCTCTACCGTGGAGGGACATGAGGGTAAGCTGATCCTTGGCCGGTTGAAGGGGAAAAATGTCGCCGTCCTCAGCGGACGCTTCCATTTTTACGAGGGATATACCCCCCAGCAAGTGGTTTTCCCGATCCGGGTGATGAGCGTCCTGGGGGTACACACCCTGCTGATCTCCAACGCGGCCGGCGGAATGAATCCTCAGTTCCGGGTGGGAGACCTGATGATCATCAGGGATCACATCAGTCTTTTTGTACACAATCCCCTCGTCGGTCCCAACGAACCCCGTCTGGGCACGCGTTTTCCCGATATGAGCGAACCCTATAGCCTGGACCTGATCCGGCAGGCAAAAGCCATCGCCGGTAAGGCGGGCATCGCCATACACGAAGGCGTATATTGCGGGGTTACCGGCCCCACTTTCGAAACGAGGGCCGAGTACCGGCTCCTGCACCTGGTCGGGGGAGATGCCGTAGGGATGAGCACTGTACAAGAGGTGATCGCCGCGGTCCACGCGGGGATGCGGGTCTTTGCCCTTAGCGTCATCACGGACCTGGGTATCCGGGACGAAGCCAACACCATTACACACCAGGAAGTGCTGGAGGCCGCAGCAGCGGCGGAGCCGAAGCTGACGGAGATATTTAGCGGCCTGGTCGCGGCGCTCGGCGGCGTGGCCGCGGGCACGTTATAA
- a CDS encoding putative porin encodes MRLSLLIRVCCVFCCVLGSVQGLRAQGSLGGLQNSVQGMGQGMGNRGGKKDSLHHRTGLEDTLTLTYRFLDSTHIYKLDTSVADIDKFYPVPSIYKTLGNVGTAAESIVFTPNFKPGWDAGFHAYDIYRLTWETTRFFTTTRPYTEMEYLLGSANEQNIRILHTQNINEHWNFAFQYRLTGGPGQYKSEKSNHNNYSLYTWYESPRKRYHLYGGFLANNLKSEDNGGFINNSVLYSPSYNNRFDVPTNVGGNTDYQSNIFNTTLETGTHYSDFQLLLRQQYDLGQQDSIVVNDSTTYYLFYPRIRLQHTFQVNTYNYQYVDNSPDSSTHFYQKAYNFLSTPLPGFYIQDKWSQIINDFALYQFPVAKNPSQYLTEGISLETLRGTFFSRIMEFYNVYGHAEYRNQTRNKKWDIDLHGKLYLEGYNIGNYDVYGSLARSLGRRIGYLQAGFENTLRTPSYIYQKYSSFNFNNTGITTPTNENNTQVFGYLWMPYLKMNVAAHYYLMTNYTYLKDYTGVAQYSSPFNILQLSVQKETHLTKRWVWYGDVYVQQVTGDAPVRVPLVYTRDRFVYEGRIHRKLNLATGLEIKYATAYKNDMYSPLLGQFFPQLGQSDSPYGTSPILYHNRPEIDAFVHFRLHTFYLIARAENLNTLSLSPFGFKSVNQPYVGFADPGLIIHFGISWGFVN; translated from the coding sequence ATGCGCTTAAGTCTACTAATCCGGGTCTGTTGTGTGTTTTGTTGCGTGCTGGGTAGCGTGCAGGGGCTGAGGGCGCAAGGTTCCCTGGGGGGCCTGCAAAACAGCGTGCAGGGAATGGGACAGGGCATGGGCAACAGGGGCGGGAAAAAGGATTCCCTGCACCACCGTACCGGTCTGGAAGATACCCTGACCCTTACCTATCGTTTTCTGGATTCCACGCATATCTACAAGCTGGATACGTCCGTGGCGGACATCGACAAGTTTTACCCCGTGCCGTCCATCTACAAGACCCTGGGGAATGTCGGTACCGCGGCCGAATCCATTGTTTTTACACCCAACTTCAAACCCGGTTGGGACGCCGGGTTTCACGCGTACGATATCTACCGGCTGACCTGGGAAACCACCCGGTTTTTTACAACAACCCGGCCGTATACCGAAATGGAGTACCTTCTGGGTAGTGCCAACGAACAGAACATCCGCATCCTCCATACCCAAAACATCAACGAACACTGGAACTTTGCCTTCCAATACCGGTTGACGGGTGGTCCCGGGCAATACAAAAGCGAGAAATCCAACCACAACAATTATAGCCTGTACACCTGGTATGAATCTCCCCGGAAACGCTACCACCTGTACGGAGGGTTCCTGGCCAACAACCTCAAAAGCGAGGATAACGGCGGATTTATCAACAACAGCGTCCTGTATAGCCCCAGCTATAACAACCGGTTCGACGTACCCACCAACGTAGGCGGAAACACGGACTACCAAAGCAATATTTTCAACACGACCCTGGAAACCGGCACGCATTACAGCGACTTCCAGCTTTTGCTCCGGCAACAATACGACCTGGGGCAACAAGACTCCATCGTCGTCAACGACTCAACGACCTATTACCTGTTTTATCCAAGGATACGGTTGCAGCATACCTTTCAGGTCAACACGTACAATTATCAGTATGTGGACAACAGCCCGGACTCTTCCACCCACTTTTATCAAAAAGCCTACAACTTTTTAAGCACACCGTTGCCCGGCTTTTATATACAAGACAAATGGTCGCAGATCATCAATGATTTTGCCCTGTATCAATTTCCCGTGGCCAAAAACCCCAGCCAGTACCTGACCGAGGGGATCAGTCTCGAAACGCTAAGGGGTACCTTTTTCAGCCGCATCATGGAGTTTTACAACGTGTACGGCCACGCTGAATACCGGAACCAGACGCGGAACAAAAAGTGGGACATAGACCTTCACGGGAAGCTGTACCTGGAGGGGTACAACATCGGCAATTACGACGTATACGGAAGCCTGGCGCGGAGCCTTGGGCGCAGGATCGGGTACCTCCAGGCAGGTTTTGAAAATACCCTCCGTACGCCTTCCTACATCTACCAGAAGTACAGCAGCTTCAATTTCAACAACACCGGCATTACCACGCCGACCAACGAGAACAATACACAGGTCTTCGGGTATCTCTGGATGCCCTACCTGAAGATGAACGTGGCGGCGCACTATTACCTGATGACCAACTACACCTACCTGAAGGACTATACCGGGGTCGCGCAATACAGCTCGCCCTTCAACATCCTCCAACTGTCGGTCCAGAAGGAAACCCACCTGACCAAACGCTGGGTATGGTATGGCGACGTGTATGTCCAGCAGGTCACCGGTGACGCGCCGGTGCGGGTACCTTTGGTCTATACGCGCGACCGGTTTGTCTACGAAGGCCGTATACACCGGAAGCTAAACCTGGCCACCGGCCTGGAGATCAAGTATGCCACCGCGTATAAGAACGATATGTATTCTCCGCTCCTGGGACAGTTCTTCCCCCAGCTCGGACAGTCGGATTCGCCCTATGGAACGTCCCCGATTCTTTATCACAACCGCCCGGAAATCGACGCCTTTGTGCACTTCCGTCTCCATACCTTTTACCTGATCGCACGGGCGGAGAACCTCAATACCCTTTCGCTTAGTCCCTTTGGGTTTAAATCGGTCAACCAGCCTTATGTAGGGTTCGCCGACCCGGGGTTGATCATCCATTTCGGGATCAGCTGGGGGTTTGTCAATTAG
- a CDS encoding response regulator transcription factor: protein MKLLIVEDEPELLESMTAYLSLEEYTCETAATYAEALEKIELYAYDCILLDIMLPGGDGLSLLRELKVNRKAEGVLIISAKNRLEDKITGLQMGADDYLAKPFHLPELGARVAAIIRRKQFGGNSLLDYHEIQIDTQGRTVRVSGQSLVLTKKEYALLLYLVSNRNKVIPKSALAEHLWGDSMDLADNYDFIYTHVKNLRKKLLDGGARDYLQSIYGVGYKWTDKKI, encoded by the coding sequence ATGAAGCTACTCATCGTAGAGGACGAGCCGGAGCTCCTGGAGAGTATGACCGCCTATCTTTCCCTGGAAGAGTACACCTGCGAAACGGCCGCGACCTACGCCGAAGCCCTGGAAAAGATCGAGCTCTATGCCTATGACTGCATTCTTCTGGACATCATGTTGCCGGGCGGGGACGGCTTGTCGCTGCTCCGGGAGCTCAAGGTCAACCGGAAGGCCGAAGGGGTGCTCATCATTTCGGCAAAAAACCGGCTGGAGGACAAGATTACGGGGCTGCAGATGGGGGCGGACGACTACCTCGCCAAACCCTTTCACCTGCCGGAGCTCGGCGCCCGCGTAGCGGCCATCATCCGGCGCAAACAATTCGGCGGCAACAGCCTCCTCGACTACCACGAAATCCAGATCGATACCCAAGGCAGGACGGTGCGCGTATCCGGTCAGTCCCTGGTACTGACCAAAAAGGAGTATGCCCTTTTGTTGTACCTCGTGTCCAACCGCAACAAGGTGATCCCCAAAAGCGCCCTGGCGGAGCACCTTTGGGGGGATAGCATGGACCTGGCCGATAACTACGACTTTATCTATACGCACGTCAAGAACCTCCGCAAAAAACTCCTGGACGGCGGCGCCAGGGACTACCTCCAGTCCATTTACGGGGTAGGGTATAAATGGACGGATAAGAAAATATGA
- a CDS encoding sensor histidine kinase, which yields MKLAATYQRFYFVLLAILLALGCLSYYVVIRYILIHQVDNDLKIEQQELLDFVHLHDSLPAPSHYRDQQLDWRQGTMDFGVAGGPGHRGRDHDRDRRRFCNVGDSREVQFPVRVKGTDYIVTITKSLEETEDLLWLILWVTAGSILVLVAGLFIGNRFLLRRIWHPFYETLDYLKSFRLSAPPKGGPGVSKIDEFNLLGRSVEEMTVKMQRDYLALQQFTDHAAHEMQTPLAVIKSKLDLMMQEPGLTAHQLERMQQLLLSVNRLSRLNQSLLLLTRIENRQYLEKEPVELKTLVEEKLDVWQEWIREHGLTVTLDLMPETVRMHPFLAESLVNNLLSNAVRHNVPGGEILVTLLPGLFSVKNTGAHKALDPDRLFQRFQKQHPSEGVGLGLAIVKEIVEMSGMGIRYEYGEGTHTFTVTF from the coding sequence ATGAAACTGGCGGCCACCTATCAGCGTTTTTATTTCGTGCTCCTGGCGATCCTGTTGGCGCTGGGTTGTCTGTCGTATTACGTGGTGATCCGTTATATCCTGATCCACCAGGTCGACAACGACCTCAAGATCGAGCAACAGGAACTACTGGACTTCGTCCACCTCCACGATTCCCTGCCGGCGCCTTCGCATTACCGCGACCAGCAACTCGACTGGCGGCAGGGGACGATGGACTTCGGCGTGGCCGGCGGTCCCGGCCATCGCGGTCGCGACCATGACCGTGACCGCCGGCGTTTCTGCAATGTCGGCGACAGCCGCGAGGTTCAGTTCCCCGTTCGCGTGAAGGGTACGGATTATATCGTAACGATCACCAAATCCCTGGAGGAGACCGAAGACCTCCTCTGGCTCATCCTTTGGGTAACGGCCGGGTCTATCCTCGTCCTGGTGGCGGGGTTGTTTATCGGCAACCGGTTTTTGCTCCGCCGCATCTGGCACCCCTTTTACGAAACCCTGGACTACCTGAAATCCTTCCGCCTGTCCGCCCCGCCCAAAGGGGGGCCGGGTGTATCAAAGATCGACGAGTTCAACCTGCTGGGCCGGTCCGTGGAGGAAATGACGGTCAAGATGCAGCGCGACTACCTGGCGCTGCAACAATTCACCGACCACGCCGCCCACGAAATGCAAACCCCGCTGGCTGTGATTAAAAGCAAGCTGGACCTGATGATGCAGGAGCCGGGTCTGACCGCCCACCAGTTGGAACGGATGCAGCAGTTGTTGCTTTCCGTCAACCGCCTTAGCCGGCTCAATCAGTCCCTTTTGTTGCTGACCCGGATCGAAAACCGCCAATACCTCGAAAAGGAGCCCGTGGAGCTCAAGACCCTGGTAGAGGAAAAACTGGATGTCTGGCAGGAATGGATCCGCGAACACGGCCTGACCGTCACCCTGGACCTGATGCCCGAAACCGTCCGGATGCATCCTTTCTTAGCCGAGAGCCTGGTGAACAACCTTCTCAGCAACGCCGTCCGGCATAATGTCCCGGGGGGAGAGATCCTGGTCACCCTTCTTCCCGGTCTTTTCAGCGTCAAGAATACAGGGGCTCATAAGGCGCTGGATCCGGATCGTCTTTTCCAGCGCTTTCAGAAACAGCATCCGTCCGAGGGGGTAGGGCTGGGGCTGGCCATCGTCAAGGAGATCGTCGAAATGTCGGGGATGGGGATACGGTACGAATATGGGGAGGGGACCCACACCTTTACGGTGACGTTCTGA
- a CDS encoding c-type cytochrome, giving the protein MQPTIFQRKSLLTAGAIVLTAACISAFSIGGPQQHKRNLKVLPQDISRDSLDMIMDHFKLALGVKCGFCHAQSTTNPGRLDFASDDKPEKEVARKMMIMTNDINQKYMRFNDDTAKAEEAVSCITCHRGDPHPEVKYPEEHHGGPDTPKGPPPGQGNPGGPHK; this is encoded by the coding sequence ATGCAACCAACCATCTTCCAACGCAAAAGCCTGCTCACGGCGGGCGCCATCGTTCTCACGGCCGCGTGTATCAGCGCCTTTTCGATCGGCGGCCCCCAGCAGCACAAACGCAACCTCAAGGTACTTCCGCAAGACATCAGCCGGGACAGCCTGGACATGATCATGGACCACTTCAAACTTGCCCTGGGGGTGAAGTGCGGTTTTTGTCATGCACAGTCCACGACCAATCCCGGACGGCTCGACTTCGCCAGCGATGACAAACCCGAAAAGGAAGTCGCGCGCAAGATGATGATCATGACCAACGACATCAACCAGAAGTACATGCGCTTTAACGACGATACCGCCAAGGCTGAGGAGGCGGTCTCCTGCATTACCTGTCACCGCGGAGATCCGCATCCGGAAGTGAAATATCCCGAGGAACATCATGGTGGACCCGACACGCCAAAAGGACCTCCCCCCGGTCAGGGCAATCCAGGAGGACCACATAAATGA
- a CDS encoding type 1 glutamine amidotransferase produces the protein MQPLRFAILDMYEGRPNQGMRCLRELLVAFAEKNDLALEIREFDVRLRREVPQGTFDGYISSGGPGSPLDSEGSEWEKVYFDWLNGQTNANIFFICHSFQLVCRYYRFADVCPRKSTAFGVFPVHLLEAGKEEPVFEGLSDPFYAVDSRDFQVIRPDQEALARWGAQLLCIEKERPHVPLERAIMGIRFSPYWIGTQFHPEADAPGMHQYLQMEDKRQAVIAEHGLAKWESMTRQLEDPDKIMWTYRHLLPAFFKIVKEGSAK, from the coding sequence ATGCAACCGCTCCGTTTCGCCATCCTGGACATGTACGAAGGCAGGCCCAACCAAGGCATGCGCTGTCTGCGCGAGCTATTGGTGGCATTCGCGGAAAAAAATGACCTGGCGCTGGAGATCCGCGAATTCGACGTGCGGCTCCGCAGGGAAGTACCCCAAGGGACATTTGACGGCTATATTTCCTCCGGCGGACCTGGTTCTCCCCTTGACAGTGAAGGGAGCGAATGGGAGAAGGTCTACTTCGACTGGCTAAACGGCCAAACGAATGCGAATATTTTTTTTATCTGCCATTCCTTCCAACTGGTGTGCCGGTACTACCGTTTCGCGGACGTGTGTCCCCGCAAATCGACTGCCTTTGGCGTCTTCCCCGTGCACCTGCTGGAGGCGGGTAAGGAAGAGCCCGTATTCGAAGGTCTGTCCGATCCTTTTTATGCCGTCGACAGCCGCGACTTCCAGGTCATCCGGCCGGACCAGGAAGCCCTGGCCCGCTGGGGCGCGCAGCTTCTTTGCATCGAAAAGGAAAGACCGCACGTCCCGCTGGAACGCGCCATCATGGGTATCCGTTTCAGCCCTTATTGGATCGGCACGCAATTCCATCCCGAGGCCGACGCCCCGGGGATGCATCAATACCTGCAAATGGAAGACAAGCGGCAGGCCGTGATCGCCGAACACGGACTGGCCAAATGGGAAAGCATGACCCGGCAACTGGAAGACCCGGACAAGATCATGTGGACCTACCGACACCTGCTCCCTGCTTTTTTCAAGATCGTGAAGGAAGGTTCCGCGAAATAA
- a CDS encoding FAD-dependent oxidoreductase, translating to MDITVLGCGVIGLTTALRLTEDGHRVTIRTWKVPPETTSDKAAAFWSPYRITEDGQTFAWIAETYRTLAEFSRIPGSGVSMVPLRKFLKDGRDTSDNWWLKAIPGEHYTSLNNGELPPGYTAGWKAEVPLMETPLYLPFLMDRFRAGGGRTGGGRIITGEKVTTLSAFSGSLVVNCTGLGSRDLCGDEALLPVRGQIAVTGPLPLDGIYVDADTPIYLVPRADGCIIGGTYERDNWEDTPEPETINEIVQRAKALTPDLTTGPAIRSYAGLRPYRPSVRLEADPAQPGLIHHYGHGGAGFTVSWGAATSVAALVRSLDRIS from the coding sequence ATGGACATTACCGTATTGGGGTGCGGCGTCATCGGACTGACGACGGCCCTCCGGCTGACAGAAGACGGTCACCGTGTGACCATACGAACCTGGAAAGTCCCTCCGGAGACCACTTCCGATAAAGCGGCCGCGTTTTGGTCGCCCTACCGCATCACGGAAGACGGGCAAACTTTTGCCTGGATTGCAGAAACCTACCGGACCCTCGCGGAATTCAGCCGGATCCCGGGCAGCGGGGTGAGCATGGTCCCCCTGCGCAAGTTTTTAAAAGACGGGCGGGATACCTCCGACAACTGGTGGCTAAAGGCCATTCCAGGGGAACACTATACATCCCTGAACAACGGGGAGCTGCCTCCGGGGTACACCGCGGGTTGGAAAGCAGAGGTGCCGCTGATGGAAACGCCCCTCTATCTGCCGTTCCTGATGGACCGTTTCCGCGCTGGCGGCGGACGCACGGGCGGCGGACGCATTATCACCGGCGAAAAAGTAACCACCCTGTCCGCGTTCTCCGGCTCCCTGGTGGTCAACTGCACAGGGCTGGGCAGCCGTGACCTTTGCGGCGACGAGGCGCTGCTTCCGGTACGCGGCCAGATCGCCGTCACGGGACCGTTGCCGCTCGATGGCATTTATGTCGATGCCGACACCCCCATATACCTCGTACCCAGGGCCGACGGCTGTATCATCGGCGGAACCTACGAACGGGACAACTGGGAGGATACCCCGGAACCGGAGACCATCAACGAAATAGTGCAACGCGCAAAAGCCTTGACACCGGACCTGACAACAGGCCCAGCGATCCGCTCCTACGCCGGCCTGCGGCCCTACCGCCCCAGCGTCCGGCTGGAAGCCGATCCCGCGCAGCCCGGCCTGATACACCACTATGGCCACGGGGGGGCCGGGTTTACCGTTTCCTGGGGCGCCGCGACGTCGGTGGCGGCATTGGTCCGCAGCCTCGACCGAATTTCATAA
- a CDS encoding RNA polymerase sigma factor → MSEHQVIQGCIEGDVRCQRMLFERYAGKMLMVCLRYASDHMEAEDILQNGFIKVFRHIGQFKYEGSFEGWVRKVMVNTALKYCQRKRIRFDELQPDMPQVPGIEPYVYSLLGEADLLHLIRQLPEGYRLVFNLHVIEGYSHEEIAGMLNIKDSTSRSQLVKARRMLQQAVTSLHKTTVAV, encoded by the coding sequence TTGAGCGAACACCAGGTCATCCAAGGTTGCATCGAAGGCGATGTCCGTTGCCAGCGTATGTTGTTTGAACGATACGCGGGTAAAATGTTGATGGTATGTCTTCGGTATGCCTCGGACCATATGGAGGCGGAGGATATTTTGCAAAACGGGTTCATCAAGGTCTTCCGGCATATCGGGCAGTTCAAATACGAGGGCTCCTTTGAGGGGTGGGTCCGGAAGGTGATGGTCAATACGGCCCTCAAGTACTGCCAGCGCAAACGGATCCGGTTCGACGAGCTCCAACCGGACATGCCCCAGGTACCTGGTATCGAGCCCTATGTGTATAGCCTGCTGGGAGAAGCCGACCTGCTGCACCTGATCCGGCAATTGCCGGAAGGGTACCGCCTGGTCTTCAACCTGCACGTGATCGAAGGTTACAGTCATGAGGAAATCGCGGGAATGCTGAACATCAAGGACAGCACCTCCCGTTCGCAATTGGTGAAAGCCAGAAGGATGTTGCAACAAGCGGTAACGTCTTTGCATAAAACTACGGTTGCTGTATGA
- a CDS encoding carboxylate-amine ligase has product MSAINYQLFTLGVEEEYMVLDPRSLELTSHDQKIVQEAQKKIADKVKAEMHQAVVEVGTSICKDIEEAYKDVSALRKTIHQIAGDQGFAIGAAGTHPFSHWQTQLITDHPRYSEIVNEMQEAARSNLIFGLHVHVGMESREMALHIANSASYFLPHIYALSTNSPFWEGRQTGYKSFRTKVFDKFPRTGIPEYFDSIEAYDNYVKLLVKTNCIDNAKKIWWDLRVHPYFNTVEFRICDVPMTVDETIALAALIQAICAKLYKLRTQNLNFIIYPRALVNENKWRASRYGIDGNLIDFGKEAEVNTRVLLYELLDFVDDVVDHLGSRPAIQYVQKIMERGTGADRQLAVFENTRDLHTVVDTIRSEFLKGIS; this is encoded by the coding sequence ATGTCGGCAATCAATTATCAGCTTTTCACCCTGGGTGTGGAAGAAGAATACATGGTCCTGGATCCCCGCTCCCTGGAGCTGACCAGCCATGATCAGAAGATCGTACAGGAAGCCCAGAAAAAGATCGCCGACAAGGTGAAGGCGGAGATGCACCAGGCCGTGGTGGAGGTGGGGACATCGATCTGTAAGGACATCGAAGAAGCCTACAAGGACGTGAGCGCCCTGCGCAAAACCATCCACCAGATCGCCGGAGACCAGGGATTTGCCATCGGGGCCGCCGGGACCCATCCCTTCAGCCACTGGCAGACCCAACTGATCACCGACCACCCCCGCTACAGCGAGATCGTGAACGAGATGCAGGAGGCCGCCAGGAGCAACCTTATTTTTGGCCTCCACGTCCATGTCGGAATGGAAAGCCGGGAAATGGCCTTGCACATTGCCAATTCCGCCAGTTATTTTCTCCCCCATATCTACGCCCTAAGCACCAACTCCCCCTTTTGGGAGGGCCGTCAGACAGGCTATAAATCATTCAGGACCAAAGTTTTCGACAAATTTCCGCGGACCGGAATCCCGGAATATTTCGACAGCATCGAGGCTTATGACAACTATGTCAAGCTCCTGGTCAAGACCAATTGTATCGACAACGCCAAAAAGATCTGGTGGGACCTGCGGGTGCACCCCTATTTCAACACCGTGGAATTCCGGATCTGCGACGTCCCCATGACCGTGGACGAGACCATCGCCCTGGCCGCCCTTATCCAGGCGATTTGTGCTAAATTGTATAAGCTGCGGACGCAAAACCTCAACTTTATCATCTACCCCCGGGCGTTGGTAAACGAAAACAAATGGCGGGCAAGCCGTTATGGGATCGACGGCAACCTGATCGATTTTGGGAAGGAAGCCGAGGTCAATACAAGGGTTTTGCTCTACGAATTACTGGATTTCGTCGACGATGTCGTCGATCACCTGGGTAGCCGTCCGGCCATCCAATACGTCCAAAAAATCATGGAACGCGGCACGGGCGCGGACCGGCAACTGGCCGTCTTCGAAAACACCCGGGATCTGCACACCGTGGTGGACACCATCCGGTCCGAATTTCTCAAAGGAATTTCGTAG